In Prevotella sp. oral taxon 475, one DNA window encodes the following:
- a CDS encoding DUF4293 domain-containing protein: MWQRRQTLFLLLAIVFAIVCLCLPVGHFEPQGMGLHAPLYNLWLRNAEGGVSLMGSLLFALLLLTCSIGVWAILRFHNRPLQARLCVMGMLLLAIWYASFFFYAYHVGYRDYTFRPAVAACLPFVSMVFYGMARHSILADEKLVRAADRIR; encoded by the coding sequence ATGTGGCAGCGTAGACAAACCCTGTTTCTTCTCCTGGCAATCGTGTTCGCCATCGTTTGCCTATGTTTACCCGTCGGTCATTTCGAACCGCAGGGAATGGGTCTTCATGCCCCGCTCTACAATCTGTGGCTGCGGAATGCCGAGGGAGGTGTGAGCCTGATGGGCAGTCTGCTCTTCGCCCTTTTGCTGCTGACATGCTCCATCGGTGTGTGGGCCATTCTTCGCTTTCACAACCGCCCTTTGCAGGCACGCCTCTGCGTGATGGGCATGTTGCTTCTGGCGATTTGGTATGCGTCCTTTTTCTTTTACGCCTACCACGTCGGATATCGGGATTACACTTTCCGACCAGCTGTAGCAGCTTGTCTTCCCTTTGTCAGTATGGTGTTTTATGGGATGGCTCGCCATTCCATTTTGGCAGACGAGAAACTGGTGCGCGCGGCCGATCGAATTCGATAA
- a CDS encoding cell division protein ZapA, translated as MADNSSLLTIKLNVYNTLFTVHTKREDEESYRKSAKLVTDLMNFYSEKFKGIKSEKDIQLMVMLDIAMRYEQTAGRNDTKPYIETLQTLTEEIESALNEETKTLQTK; from the coding sequence ATGGCTGACAACTCCTCCTTGCTCACCATCAAGCTGAACGTCTACAACACTCTCTTCACCGTTCACACAAAACGAGAAGACGAAGAAAGTTATCGCAAATCCGCCAAACTCGTCACCGACTTGATGAATTTCTATTCCGAAAAATTCAAAGGCATCAAAAGCGAAAAAGACATTCAACTCATGGTCATGCTCGACATCGCCATGCGGTATGAACAAACAGCCGGACGAAACGATACAAAGCCCTACATCGAAACATTGCAGACGCTGACAGAAGAAATTGAAAGCGCACTCAACGAAGAGACAAAAACATTACAAACAAAATAA
- a CDS encoding outer membrane protein assembly factor BamD → MKQQLLLISAILLLFSACAHEFNQVYKTDNIPYKYEYAKECFAKGKYTRAVTLLQELITLEKGTENAQESLYMLAMAEYGSKDYETAAQYFKKYCQAYPKGHYAETAQYYVGQSLFMSTPEPRLDQSRTVSAIADFQTFLDLYPDSHLKPAAQQRLFDLQDKLVEKELYSAQLYYDLGTYFGNCNSGENNYEACIITSQNALKDYPYSKLRENFALLLMKSKYELAQQSVEAKRLERFQDAEDECYGFINEYPDSKDRNLAEKYIAKCKEMTKTKSN, encoded by the coding sequence ATGAAGCAACAACTTCTTCTTATCTCTGCCATCTTACTATTGTTCTCGGCCTGTGCACATGAATTCAATCAAGTGTACAAAACCGATAATATCCCCTACAAATACGAATACGCCAAAGAATGTTTCGCTAAAGGCAAATACACACGCGCGGTAACCCTTTTGCAAGAACTCATCACCTTGGAAAAAGGAACCGAAAATGCGCAGGAGAGCCTCTATATGCTGGCCATGGCCGAATATGGTAGCAAGGACTATGAAACGGCGGCGCAGTATTTCAAGAAATATTGTCAGGCCTATCCCAAAGGCCATTATGCAGAGACGGCACAATACTACGTGGGGCAGAGCCTCTTTATGAGTACGCCCGAACCGAGGCTCGACCAGTCGAGAACCGTTTCGGCCATTGCCGATTTCCAAACTTTTCTCGATCTCTACCCCGATTCGCATCTCAAGCCCGCAGCGCAACAGCGTTTGTTCGATCTACAAGACAAACTTGTAGAGAAAGAACTCTACTCGGCTCAACTCTATTACGACTTGGGCACCTACTTTGGTAATTGCAACAGCGGTGAAAACAACTACGAGGCCTGCATCATCACTTCGCAAAACGCTCTGAAAGATTATCCCTACAGCAAGCTCCGCGAAAACTTTGCCCTGCTGCTTATGAAGAGCAAATACGAATTGGCCCAGCAAAGCGTCGAAGCCAAACGCCTGGAACGTTTCCAAGACGCCGAAGATGAATGCTATGGTTTTATCAACGAATATCCCGACTCAAAAGACCGCAACCTGGCCGAGAAATACATCGCCAAGTGCAAGGAAATGACGAAAACGAAGTCGAATTAA
- the rny gene encoding ribonuclease Y — MIEYIIIAAIALALGCAIGYLIFRYIIKGKYNQMLDTANKEAEVLKEKKLLEVKEKFLNKKSELEKEVQARNQRIQQSENKLKQREISLNQRQEELGRRKQEVEQNQQRIDNEKKLLCIKQEELEKMQSQERTKLEELSGLSAEEAKERLIESLKDEARTDAASYINEIVDEAKLNANQQAKKIVIQTIQRVATETAIENSVSVFHIDNDEVKGRIIGREGRNIRALEAATGVEIVVDDTPEAIVISAFDPVRREICRLALHQLVADGRIHPARIEEVVAKVKKQLDNEIIETGKRTAIDLGIHGLHPELIRIVGKMKYRSSYGQNLLQHARETANLCAVMASELGLNPKKAKRAGLLHDIGKVPDEESELPHALYGAKIAEKYKEKPDICNAIGAHHDEIEMNTLLAPIVQVCDAISGARPGARREIVEAYIKRLNDLEAIAMSYPGVTKTYAIQAGRELRVIVGADKIDDNESEKLSGEIATKIQNEMTYPGQVKITVIRETRSVAFAK; from the coding sequence ATGATAGAATACATCATCATCGCCGCTATAGCCCTCGCTTTGGGCTGTGCCATCGGCTACCTCATTTTCCGATACATCATCAAAGGGAAATATAATCAAATGTTAGACACGGCCAACAAAGAAGCCGAAGTGCTCAAAGAGAAAAAACTGTTGGAAGTGAAAGAAAAATTTCTCAACAAGAAAAGCGAACTGGAAAAAGAAGTTCAAGCCCGCAACCAGCGTATTCAGCAAAGCGAAAACAAACTCAAACAACGCGAAATCTCCCTCAATCAACGCCAGGAAGAACTCGGACGGCGCAAACAAGAAGTGGAACAAAACCAGCAACGCATCGACAACGAGAAGAAACTCCTCTGCATCAAACAAGAGGAACTCGAGAAAATGCAGTCGCAGGAACGCACCAAACTGGAAGAACTCTCCGGACTGAGTGCCGAAGAAGCCAAAGAACGACTCATCGAAAGTCTCAAAGACGAAGCCCGAACAGACGCCGCCAGCTACATCAACGAAATCGTAGACGAAGCCAAGCTCAACGCCAATCAGCAAGCCAAAAAGATTGTCATCCAAACCATCCAGCGCGTTGCCACGGAAACGGCCATCGAAAACTCGGTGAGCGTCTTCCACATCGACAACGACGAGGTGAAAGGTCGCATCATCGGTCGTGAAGGGCGAAACATCCGAGCCTTAGAAGCTGCCACAGGGGTAGAAATCGTCGTAGACGACACGCCCGAGGCCATCGTCATCTCAGCCTTCGACCCCGTTCGCCGCGAGATTTGCCGCCTGGCTCTGCACCAATTGGTGGCCGACGGACGCATCCACCCCGCACGCATCGAAGAAGTGGTGGCCAAAGTGAAAAAACAACTCGACAACGAGATTATCGAAACCGGAAAACGCACCGCCATCGACCTGGGCATCCACGGATTGCATCCCGAACTCATCCGCATCGTGGGAAAAATGAAATACCGCTCTTCCTACGGTCAGAATCTGCTGCAACACGCCCGCGAAACAGCCAATCTCTGCGCCGTGATGGCTTCCGAGCTGGGACTGAACCCCAAGAAGGCCAAACGAGCCGGACTGCTGCACGACATCGGAAAAGTGCCCGACGAGGAGAGCGAACTTCCCCACGCTCTCTACGGAGCCAAAATTGCCGAAAAGTATAAGGAGAAACCCGACATCTGCAATGCCATCGGAGCCCACCACGACGAGATAGAAATGAACACGCTCCTGGCCCCCATCGTGCAGGTGTGCGATGCCATCTCGGGAGCTCGCCCCGGTGCTCGCCGCGAAATTGTAGAGGCTTACATCAAGCGACTCAACGATTTGGAAGCCATCGCCATGAGCTATCCCGGCGTAACAAAAACCTATGCCATTCAGGCGGGTCGCGAGCTGCGCGTCATCGTCGGAGCCGACAAGATCGATGATAACGAAAGCGAAAAATTGAGCGGTGAAATCGCCACGAAGATTCAAAACGAGATGACTTATCCGGGTCAGGTGAAGATTACCGTTATCCGCGAAACACGCTCCGTAGCTTTTGCAAAGTAA
- the uvrB gene encoding excinuclease ABC subunit UvrB has product MKFKLTSTFKPTGDQPEAIRQLIEGLERGDRSQVLLGVTGSGKTFTMANVIAQRNRPTLILSHNKTLAAQLYEEMKSFFPENAVEYYVSYYDYYQPEAYLPSTDVYIEKDLAINEEIDRLRLSAVSALLSGRSDVVVVSSVSCIYGMGGPTAMENSIISVKRGQRIERNEFLRQLVNSLYVRNDIDLQRGHFRVKGDTVDVAMAYSDHWLRLTWWDEEIDSIEEIDPNTFHRINSFEEYKIYPANIFVTTKEQTTRAIRLIQDDLMKQILFFKNMGDPVRAQRIKERTEYDLEMIKEMGHCSGIENYSRYFDGREAGDRPYCLLDFFPQDFLTIIDESHVSLPQISAMFGGDRARKQNLVEFGFRLPAAFDNRPLRFEEFHSLLHQVIYVSATPADYELEEAEGVVVEQIIRPTGLLDPEIVVRPSENQIDDLLSEIVERIKEDERVLVTTLTKRMAEELTDYLLGHGIKTNYIHSDVPTLDRVRIMNDLRTGEYDVLVGVNLLREGLDLPEVSLVAILDADKEGFLRSHRSLTQIVGRAARNIHGKVIMYADVVTPSMQLTLDETARRRSIQMQYNEKHHLRPQQITKAVRDSFASPEEREERRYEKMLAPSIDTSPTVFAADPIVKRMTRQQLEQSIANTTELMKQATRELDFIQAAQYRDEIEKLQEQLQLKS; this is encoded by the coding sequence ATGAAATTCAAACTGACATCGACGTTCAAGCCCACGGGCGACCAGCCCGAAGCCATTCGGCAATTAATAGAGGGATTAGAGAGAGGCGACCGCTCGCAGGTGTTGTTGGGAGTGACCGGTTCGGGCAAGACCTTTACGATGGCCAATGTGATTGCCCAGCGCAATCGGCCGACGCTGATTCTGAGTCACAACAAAACGCTTGCAGCGCAGTTGTACGAGGAGATGAAGAGCTTTTTCCCCGAGAATGCGGTGGAATATTATGTTTCGTATTACGATTATTATCAGCCCGAAGCCTATCTTCCTTCCACGGATGTGTACATCGAGAAAGATCTGGCCATCAACGAAGAGATTGATAGGTTGCGGCTTTCGGCGGTGTCGGCTTTGCTGTCGGGGAGGAGCGATGTGGTGGTGGTTTCGTCGGTGTCGTGTATTTACGGTATGGGCGGCCCGACGGCGATGGAAAACAGTATTATTTCGGTGAAGAGGGGACAGCGCATAGAACGGAACGAGTTTCTACGGCAGTTGGTCAACTCGCTTTATGTACGCAACGACATCGATCTGCAACGCGGCCATTTCCGCGTCAAAGGCGACACCGTGGACGTAGCCATGGCCTACAGCGACCACTGGTTGCGCCTCACCTGGTGGGACGAGGAGATCGACTCCATCGAGGAAATCGATCCTAACACCTTCCACCGAATCAACTCTTTCGAGGAATACAAAATTTACCCTGCCAATATTTTCGTTACGACGAAGGAGCAGACCACCAGAGCCATCCGTCTCATCCAGGACGATTTGATGAAGCAGATTCTCTTCTTCAAAAATATGGGTGATCCTGTCCGAGCCCAACGCATCAAGGAGCGAACCGAGTACGACTTAGAGATGATCAAGGAAATGGGGCACTGCTCGGGCATTGAGAATTACTCCCGCTATTTCGACGGCCGAGAGGCAGGCGACCGGCCCTACTGCCTGCTCGACTTCTTCCCCCAAGACTTCCTCACCATCATTGACGAAAGCCACGTCAGTCTGCCGCAGATCTCGGCCATGTTTGGTGGAGACCGCGCCAGGAAGCAAAACCTCGTAGAGTTTGGTTTCCGTCTGCCGGCCGCCTTCGATAACCGTCCGTTGCGTTTCGAGGAGTTCCACAGTCTGCTCCACCAAGTGATTTACGTCTCGGCCACACCCGCCGATTACGAACTGGAGGAGGCCGAAGGAGTAGTGGTCGAACAGATCATCCGCCCCACGGGTCTGCTCGATCCCGAGATTGTGGTGCGTCCGAGCGAAAATCAAATTGACGATTTGCTCTCCGAGATTGTCGAGCGCATCAAGGAAGACGAACGCGTGCTCGTCACAACGCTCACCAAGCGGATGGCTGAAGAGCTGACCGACTATCTGCTCGGCCACGGCATCAAAACCAACTACATCCACAGCGATGTGCCCACGCTCGACCGTGTGCGCATCATGAATGATCTGCGCACCGGCGAGTACGATGTTCTCGTTGGGGTCAATCTTCTGCGCGAGGGTCTCGACCTGCCAGAAGTATCGCTCGTGGCCATCCTCGATGCCGACAAGGAGGGCTTTCTACGCAGCCATCGCTCGCTCACCCAAATCGTAGGTCGCGCCGCCCGGAACATCCACGGAAAGGTCATCATGTATGCCGATGTCGTCACACCCAGCATGCAACTCACCCTCGACGAGACCGCCCGACGACGCAGCATCCAAATGCAATACAACGAGAAGCACCACCTCCGTCCCCAACAAATCACCAAAGCTGTGAGAGATTCCTTCGCTTCGCCCGAGGAACGGGAAGAGAGAAGGTATGAAAAAATGCTTGCACCCAGTATTGATACCAGTCCAACCGTCTTCGCTGCCGACCCAATTGTGAAACGCATGACCCGCCAGCAACTCGAGCAAAGCATCGCCAACACCACCGAGCTGATGAAACAGGCCACCCGTGAGCTCGATTTTATTCAGGCGGCCCAATATCGCGACGAAATCGAAAAACTGCAAGAGCAACTCCAGCTGAAATCTTAA